In Stenotrophomonas sp. ESTM1D_MKCIP4_1, a single genomic region encodes these proteins:
- a CDS encoding catecholate siderophore receptor Fiu, with protein MTSIKSRKHASPLRSLPLATASLAAGLGLAALPAVAMADATDNARTLDKIDVHATRGYKADKVASPKFTQRLQDTPQTIQVITSDLFNQQGATTLTEALRNSPGVGTFYAGENGNTTTGDALFMRGFDTSNSLYVDGVRDLGSISRDVFNIEQVEVTKGPAGTDNGRSAPTGAINLVSKQANLQDATSASVSLGSDQQRRTTADWNQSLGATSALRINGMWQDSDQPGRDHVQNKRWGIAPSLAFGLGTATRYYLNLLYVKQDNVPDGGVPTLGLPGWTPQPTLEALAGHPVDPENFYGTRADHDDVTAQMATFRFEHDFNDSVRLTNTARWGRTEQDYLLTAFMGTGVRGANGRPTGNITYTNPADLATYTIARSLPTFKDQRNTILTDQVNLRADFTTGAVGHALSAGLEFTREELDSYGQAATGGTSWPAANLYNPDWNVTGLNWAHNGADAHGKTTTSAIYLFDTLSFGESFLLTAGVRADHYKTEYASASVCGGRGGPVCGSNPTGTVLRNPTLDASDTLLNWKLGALYKVGDTVSVYTNYALSQQPPGGANFQLSSSASSADNPKLDPQKAKTFEVGSKWAFMEDALAVNLALFQTDVENEINTTVLDDAGNPTQTGSKRVKGVELSAVGRVTENWSISAGYSHLNTDVKDGAKVAADGTNNLVYTPDDTFTGWTSYALPHGITVGGGVRYAAGMHRGTDGAVGTPAFTKSYTVYDAMVSWAVNDHVSLRLNGYNLFDKQYVASINKSGYRYTPGAPRTFLLSADIRF; from the coding sequence ATGACCTCGATCAAGAGCCGCAAGCACGCCTCTCCGCTTCGTTCCCTGCCCCTGGCCACCGCCAGCCTGGCCGCCGGCCTCGGCCTGGCCGCGCTGCCCGCCGTCGCCATGGCAGACGCCACCGACAACGCCCGCACCCTCGACAAGATCGACGTGCATGCCACGCGCGGCTACAAGGCCGACAAGGTGGCCTCGCCGAAGTTCACCCAGCGCCTGCAGGACACCCCGCAGACCATCCAGGTCATCACCAGCGATCTGTTCAACCAGCAGGGCGCCACCACCCTCACCGAGGCACTGCGCAACAGCCCCGGCGTGGGCACCTTCTATGCCGGTGAGAACGGCAACACCACCACCGGCGACGCGCTGTTCATGCGCGGCTTCGACACCTCCAACAGCCTGTACGTGGACGGTGTGCGCGACCTGGGCTCGATCTCGCGCGATGTGTTCAACATCGAACAGGTGGAAGTGACCAAGGGCCCGGCCGGTACCGACAACGGCCGCTCGGCACCGACCGGTGCCATCAACCTGGTCAGCAAGCAGGCCAACCTGCAGGACGCGACCTCGGCCAGCGTTTCGCTCGGCAGCGACCAGCAACGCCGTACCACCGCCGACTGGAACCAGTCGCTGGGTGCCACCAGCGCGCTGCGCATCAACGGCATGTGGCAGGACAGCGACCAGCCCGGCCGCGACCACGTGCAGAACAAGCGCTGGGGCATCGCGCCGTCGCTCGCGTTCGGCCTGGGTACCGCCACCCGCTACTACCTCAACCTGCTGTATGTGAAGCAGGACAACGTGCCCGACGGCGGCGTGCCGACCCTGGGCCTGCCGGGCTGGACCCCGCAGCCGACCCTGGAGGCGCTGGCCGGACACCCGGTCGATCCGGAGAACTTCTACGGCACCCGTGCCGACCACGATGACGTGACCGCGCAGATGGCCACGTTCCGGTTCGAGCACGACTTCAACGACAGCGTGCGCCTGACCAACACCGCGCGCTGGGGCCGCACCGAGCAGGACTATCTGCTCACCGCCTTCATGGGTACCGGTGTGCGTGGTGCGAACGGACGTCCGACCGGCAACATCACCTATACCAACCCGGCCGACCTTGCGACCTACACGATTGCGCGCAGCCTGCCGACCTTCAAGGACCAGCGCAACACGATCCTCACCGACCAGGTGAACCTGCGCGCGGACTTCACCACCGGCGCGGTGGGCCATGCCCTGAGCGCCGGCCTGGAATTCACCCGCGAAGAACTGGACAGCTACGGCCAGGCCGCGACCGGTGGCACCAGCTGGCCGGCCGCCAACCTGTACAACCCGGACTGGAATGTCACTGGCCTGAACTGGGCGCACAACGGCGCCGATGCGCACGGCAAGACCACCACCTCGGCGATCTACCTGTTCGACACCCTCTCCTTCGGCGAGAGCTTCCTGCTGACCGCAGGCGTGCGTGCCGACCATTACAAGACCGAGTACGCCAGCGCCTCGGTGTGTGGCGGCCGTGGCGGCCCGGTGTGTGGCAGCAACCCCACCGGCACCGTGCTGCGCAACCCGACGCTGGACGCGTCCGATACCCTGCTGAACTGGAAGCTGGGCGCGCTGTACAAGGTGGGTGACACGGTCAGCGTGTACACCAACTACGCGCTTTCCCAGCAGCCGCCGGGCGGTGCCAACTTCCAGCTGAGCAGCTCGGCCAGCAGCGCCGACAACCCCAAGCTGGACCCGCAGAAAGCCAAGACCTTCGAGGTGGGCAGCAAGTGGGCCTTCATGGAGGATGCGCTGGCGGTGAACCTGGCGCTGTTCCAGACCGATGTGGAAAACGAAATCAACACCACCGTGCTGGACGATGCCGGCAACCCCACCCAGACCGGCAGCAAGCGGGTGAAGGGTGTTGAGCTGTCCGCCGTGGGCCGCGTGACCGAGAACTGGTCGATCAGCGCTGGCTACAGCCACTTGAACACCGATGTGAAGGATGGTGCCAAGGTGGCCGCCGATGGCACCAACAACCTGGTCTATACCCCGGACGATACGTTCACCGGCTGGACCAGCTACGCGCTGCCGCATGGCATCACCGTGGGCGGCGGCGTGCGCTATGCCGCCGGCATGCACCGCGGCACCGATGGCGCCGTCGGCACGCCGGCATTCACCAAGTCCTACACGGTGTACGACGCCATGGTCTCGTGGGCGGTGAACGATCACGTGTCGCTGCGCTTGAACGGCTACAACCTGTTCGACAAGCAGTACGTGGCCAGCATCAACAAGAGCGGCTACCGTTACACCCCGGGTGCACCGCGCACCTTCCTGCTCAGCGCGGACATCCGCTTCTGA
- a CDS encoding non-heme iron oxygenase ferredoxin subunit produces MSEAWTFVCAGAELLPGEMKSVFDEVTGTPIVVFNLDGELYALEDQCTHEEFELSSGEFNTAEGSIECVLHGARFDVRDGRALCAPAYTAAPKFPVKREHDAIWTRDDRE; encoded by the coding sequence ATGAGCGAGGCCTGGACCTTCGTCTGCGCCGGCGCCGAGCTGCTGCCGGGTGAAATGAAGAGCGTGTTCGATGAAGTGACCGGCACGCCCATCGTGGTGTTCAACCTCGATGGCGAGCTGTATGCGCTGGAAGACCAGTGCACGCACGAGGAATTCGAGCTGTCCTCGGGCGAGTTCAACACCGCCGAAGGCAGCATCGAGTGCGTGCTGCACGGCGCGCGCTTTGATGTGCGTGATGGCCGCGCCCTGTGTGCCCCGGCCTACACCGCCGCGCCCAAGTTCCCGGTGAAGCGCGAACACGACGCCATCTGGACCCGCGACGACCGCGAGTGA
- a CDS encoding GNAT family N-acetyltransferase: MSTLTFRAATSADIPALITLVTSAYRGDASRAGWTTEADLLDGARIDAEGIQGDLDRPRSTILLAEREGRIVACAHVADVDGKGYFGMFSVDPAQQGGGVGKQLMEAAEAHAAREWNVPVMQMTVIDVRDELIAFYERRGYQRTGIKKPFPYGDERFGIPKRDDLRFEILEKPLAGASA, translated from the coding sequence ATGAGCACCCTGACTTTCCGTGCCGCCACGTCGGCCGACATCCCCGCCCTGATCACCCTGGTCACCTCGGCCTACCGCGGCGACGCCAGCCGTGCCGGCTGGACCACCGAGGCCGACCTGCTGGACGGCGCGCGCATCGATGCCGAGGGCATCCAGGGCGACCTGGATCGCCCGCGCTCGACCATCCTGCTGGCTGAGCGCGAGGGCCGCATCGTCGCCTGCGCCCACGTTGCCGATGTCGATGGCAAGGGCTACTTCGGCATGTTCTCGGTCGACCCGGCCCAGCAGGGCGGTGGCGTCGGCAAGCAGCTGATGGAGGCGGCCGAAGCCCATGCCGCGCGCGAGTGGAACGTGCCGGTCATGCAGATGACGGTGATCGACGTGCGCGACGAACTGATCGCCTTCTACGAGCGCCGCGGCTACCAGCGCACCGGCATCAAGAAGCCGTTCCCTTATGGCGACGAGCGCTTCGGCATCCCCAAGCGCGACGACCTGCGCTTTGAAATCCTGGAAAAGCCGCTGGCCGGGGCATCGGCATGA